A single Sporosarcina sp. FSL W8-0480 DNA region contains:
- a CDS encoding DUF4855 domain-containing protein, translating to MKSLKFVTAFILSFFLLANTAAAQGFQDVPTDHWAHDEIRFLTDKQVIRGFSDGSFKPLTVLTRKDAAVMLVRALKLPTIQQPQVKPTDLKPTMGGYSEMMIAANKGFFTVTGNRFNPNQPLTRDEMAKALAVAYGYNGKGTSSFKDVAKSNPYYKFIDGIAENDITTGYSDGTFKPTVAVNRAQFSTFLKRVYDKPHEYSVKKDGRILKTFTDETAAITYAVSQSGSTVHPVSNSLMRYEQKPANLGATGIKNGVLIYSGSEKADFDKAFFAPYLAKANSTFFDTFVVLGRQYPNGEFQETPKNLANYSDWKWFADKLFSPSGPLQPLNGAAVEANRKAKVYIGIPYPKRNGNLIDLNGKKLPNTLAARKQMVNWYISTVEQQWKRSGFTNLTFAGYYWVNETVIHAEDELLVTDTAAAIHKLNKKFIYAPHARTTNFDNWKYYGFDGAYLQPNTFRLNLGDPKARLHKAFLEAQIKGSSITLEIDTYSPHQMAAGLPNFETYLEFAKLYDLQGFLLYQGTEMVYRMGTMKGDAYQKAYEGLWDFMK from the coding sequence ATGAAATCACTAAAGTTTGTAACAGCATTCATACTCAGTTTCTTTTTATTGGCAAATACGGCAGCCGCACAAGGTTTTCAAGATGTCCCAACGGATCATTGGGCGCATGATGAAATTCGTTTTTTGACGGACAAGCAGGTCATACGCGGATTTTCGGATGGTTCTTTCAAACCGCTTACTGTTTTAACGAGAAAAGACGCGGCTGTCATGCTTGTGCGTGCTCTTAAGCTGCCAACAATCCAACAACCTCAAGTAAAACCTACTGATTTGAAGCCGACTATGGGTGGATATTCAGAAATGATGATAGCTGCGAATAAAGGTTTCTTCACCGTTACAGGAAACCGTTTCAACCCGAATCAGCCACTCACTCGTGATGAGATGGCTAAGGCACTCGCCGTTGCATATGGCTACAACGGAAAAGGTACTTCTTCCTTTAAAGATGTGGCGAAGAGCAATCCGTATTACAAGTTTATCGATGGGATTGCGGAAAACGATATCACGACAGGATATTCAGACGGTACATTCAAGCCGACTGTTGCTGTTAACCGCGCACAATTTTCTACATTCCTTAAACGCGTCTACGATAAACCACATGAATATAGTGTGAAAAAGGATGGACGCATATTAAAAACTTTCACGGATGAGACTGCTGCGATAACTTATGCAGTGAGCCAATCAGGTTCAACGGTTCATCCGGTCAGTAATTCACTCATGAGATATGAGCAAAAGCCCGCAAACTTAGGGGCTACAGGTATAAAAAATGGTGTCTTAATTTATAGCGGTTCAGAAAAAGCGGATTTCGACAAAGCGTTCTTCGCTCCTTACCTTGCCAAAGCAAATTCTACCTTTTTCGACACTTTCGTCGTTTTAGGTAGGCAATATCCAAATGGAGAATTTCAAGAAACCCCTAAAAACCTGGCGAATTACAGTGACTGGAAATGGTTTGCAGATAAGCTTTTCTCACCTTCTGGCCCATTACAGCCGCTGAATGGAGCTGCCGTGGAAGCAAATAGAAAGGCAAAAGTCTATATCGGAATTCCCTATCCGAAACGCAACGGGAACTTGATTGACCTTAACGGTAAAAAGTTGCCCAATACTCTTGCCGCTCGCAAGCAGATGGTGAACTGGTACATTTCAACAGTCGAGCAGCAATGGAAACGCTCAGGATTCACCAACTTAACATTTGCAGGCTATTACTGGGTAAATGAAACGGTCATTCATGCGGAAGATGAACTGTTAGTTACGGATACGGCAGCAGCAATCCATAAACTGAATAAGAAATTCATATATGCGCCGCATGCTCGTACGACTAATTTCGATAACTGGAAATACTATGGTTTCGACGGGGCTTATTTGCAGCCGAACACATTCCGACTAAACCTTGGTGATCCTAAAGCAAGGCTGCACAAGGCTTTTCTCGAAGCGCAAATCAAAGGGAGCAGCATCACATTGGAAATCGACACCTATTCCCCACACCAAATGGCGGCTGGTCTACCAAACTTCGAAACATATTTGGAGTTTGCAAAACTCTATGATTTACAAGGCTTCCTCCTTTACCAAGGAACGGAAATGGTTTATCGGATGGGCACAATGAAAGGTGATGCTTATCAAAAAGCTTATGAGGGATTGTGGGATTTCATGAAGTAA
- a CDS encoding 3-ketoacyl-ACP reductase has protein sequence MQNISGKNAIITGAGRGIGRATAIAFAKEGINVGLIGKTAANLEKVAEELTEYGVKVSFAAADVSDNESVIAAVEQVKSELGPIDILINNAGIGKFGKFLELPPEEFKQIIDVNLMGMYYVTRAVLPEMIERQTGDIINISSTAGQKGAPVTSAYSASKFGVLGLTESLMLEVRKHNIRVTALTPSTVATDLAFEENLTDGNPEKVMQPEDLAEVMVAQLKLHPRIVLKSAGLWSTNP, from the coding sequence ATGCAAAATATATCTGGCAAAAATGCGATTATCACAGGAGCTGGGCGAGGAATCGGCCGTGCAACAGCAATAGCTTTCGCTAAGGAAGGCATAAACGTAGGACTAATCGGGAAAACGGCTGCCAACCTTGAAAAGGTCGCTGAAGAACTTACTGAATATGGTGTGAAAGTTTCGTTTGCGGCTGCAGACGTGTCTGACAATGAATCCGTAATCGCTGCTGTCGAACAAGTAAAATCGGAATTAGGGCCAATTGATATTTTAATTAATAACGCCGGAATCGGTAAATTTGGCAAGTTCCTTGAACTCCCTCCTGAGGAATTCAAGCAAATAATCGATGTAAACCTGATGGGCATGTACTACGTCACACGCGCAGTGCTGCCAGAAATGATTGAACGACAAACAGGCGATATCATCAATATCTCTTCAACCGCAGGACAAAAAGGCGCACCTGTAACAAGTGCATACAGTGCTTCGAAATTTGGTGTTTTAGGACTTACAGAATCACTTATGCTTGAAGTCAGAAAACACAACATCCGTGTGACTGCATTGACACCAAGTACAGTGGCAACCGACTTGGCGTTCGAAGAGAACCTCACTGATGGAAATCCTGAGAAAGTCATGCAACCGGAAGACCTTGCAGAAGTAATGGTCGCACAATTGAAGCTGCACCCACGGATCGTACTGAAGTCTGCTGGACTTTGGTCGACAAATCCTTAA